ATCCTGGCCCAGAGCGGCAAGGACAATGCGGGCGTCCGGGTGTTTATCAAGAGTGGTGGATGCAGCGGGTACCAGTACGGCATGGCGATTGACGACCGCGAACTTGACGGCGACACCATCGTGGTGGACAGGGGCGTCAAGCTGCTTGTGGACCGCATGAGCCTCCCGCTGCTGCGCGGCAGCGAGGTGGACTTCGTCGAGAACATGATGGGCGGCGGCTTCACCGTGCATAATCCCAACGCCACCAGCAACTGCGGCTGCGGCCACTCCTTCCGCACCGACGGCGCCCAGTCGCCCGACGGCGAGGGCAGTGGGGGCTGCGGCACCCGCTGAGTCGGCTTCTCTCAGCAGGCCACCCCAGACAGTCCGGGGTGGCCTGATCCCGTTTTGCCCTATGCTGCGGGCATGATCGTGCTTGGGGTAGACCCTGGACTGGCGAATCTGGGTCTGGGACTGGTGGAAGGGGATGTGCGCAAGGCCCGTCACCTGCACCACGTCTGCCTGACCACCGAGAGCGCTTGGCTCATGCCCCGCCGCCTGCAATACCTGCACAGCGAGGTCTCCCGCCTGCTGGCCGAGTACCGGCCCGATGCCGTCGCCATCGAGGACCAGATTCTGCGCCGTCAGGCCGACGTGGCCTTTAAGGTGGGGCAGGCCTTTGGCGTGGTGCAGCTTGCCTGCGCCCAGGCGGGCGTGCCCATTCACGCCTACGGTCCCATGCAGGTCAAGCGCTCGCTGGTGGGCACCGGCCGCGCGGACAAGGAGCAGATCATCTATATGGTCAAGGCCACCCTGGGCGTCCGCGAGTTGTTCAACAACCACGCGGCGGATGCGCTGGCACTGGCGCTCACCCACCTGGCCCATCAGCCCATGCAGGCGGCGGCCAAGCGGCTGGTGCGGGCCTAAGGTCAGGACTTCTGCCGGATCAGGCGCTTATGCCGCTGCTGTGGCCTCTGCTGGTTTCGCTGCTCCTATCGGCGGGATGGCTGTGGTTTTTTGTGCGGCGCGACCGCCACCCGGAGCCTGCCTGGCTGCTGGCCCGGACCTTCGGGTGGGGGATGGTGGCCTGGGGCGTTTCAGCGGCGTTCGGCGGAACCTTCAAGCATTTCCCGGCCGCGCTGGGCCTGCTGACCCCGCTGCTCGTTTTGCTCCTGACCGCCCTCGTCGAGGAGAGCAGCAAGTTCCTGGCCGCCATCACCGCGACCACCGAGCACGAGTTCGACGAGCCGATGGACGGTCTGGTCTACGCCGTCACGGCGGCCCTGGGCTTCGCCTTCGTGGAGAACGTGACCTACTCGCTGGGCTTCGGCACTTCGGCCCTGGCCTGGCACGCGCCGCTCACCACGCTGGTTCATGCCCTGTTCAGTGCGCCTCAGGGCTACGCGTTGGGGGGGCGCCATTTGCAGGGCGGACGCTGGTGGCGTTCGCGCGGACTGCTCCTGAGCATCACGCTGCATTTCGTCTTCAACGGACTGCTGACAGGGGCGGGAGGCTGGCCGCAGCTTCTCGCGCTGAGCGCCGTACTGTGCCTGATGGCACTTCTCGCGGGCCGCTACTACCGGCACTTCGAGGCCCACGCCCGCGACAACCCTCAGGCTCCCTGATCCCTACAACGTGGGATGCTCGCTCCGCCCGTCAACCCAGTGGGAGCCGTCCTCGTCCGCCTCGTGCTTCCAGACGGGGAGCTGGGCTTTGAGGTACTCGATCAGGAAGTCGCAGGCCTCCAGGGCAGCGCGGCGGTGGGCGCTGGCAACCCCGATCAGGATGCTCGCTTCCCCAGGCCGCAGGCGTCCCGTTCGGTGCTGAATGATGACGCGCAACTCTCCATGCTGCTCGCGTGCCCGTCCCGCCGCTTCCTCCATGACCCGGACGGCCATCGGCGCGTACGCCTCGTAGTCAATGAAGGCCACGACCTTGCCCCGGTTGGGCGAGCGCACCGTCCCCACAAAGTAGGCCTGCGCTCCGTACTGCGGCCGGATGAGA
This genomic interval from Deinococcus sp. HSC-46F16 contains the following:
- a CDS encoding iron-sulfur cluster assembly accessory protein; translation: MTATSFPESGGVLPNQDIRISEFGAQKALAILAQSGKDNAGVRVFIKSGGCSGYQYGMAIDDRELDGDTIVVDRGVKLLVDRMSLPLLRGSEVDFVENMMGGGFTVHNPNATSNCGCGHSFRTDGAQSPDGEGSGGCGTR
- a CDS encoding crossover junction endodeoxyribonuclease RuvC, encoding MIVLGVDPGLANLGLGLVEGDVRKARHLHHVCLTTESAWLMPRRLQYLHSEVSRLLAEYRPDAVAIEDQILRRQADVAFKVGQAFGVVQLACAQAGVPIHAYGPMQVKRSLVGTGRADKEQIIYMVKATLGVRELFNNHAADALALALTHLAHQPMQAAAKRLVRA
- a CDS encoding PrsW family intramembrane metalloprotease; its protein translation is MPLLWPLLVSLLLSAGWLWFFVRRDRHPEPAWLLARTFGWGMVAWGVSAAFGGTFKHFPAALGLLTPLLVLLLTALVEESSKFLAAITATTEHEFDEPMDGLVYAVTAALGFAFVENVTYSLGFGTSALAWHAPLTTLVHALFSAPQGYALGGRHLQGGRWWRSRGLLLSITLHFVFNGLLTGAGGWPQLLALSAVLCLMALLAGRYYRHFEAHARDNPQAP
- the moaD gene encoding molybdopterin converting factor subunit 1 translates to MRVHVVFLARLKREAGLETASLEVPEGATVRDLAAQVEQCHGLSLRGCMVAVNETYARPEQILSAGDEVAFLPPVAGGSGPELETRCEVQDTPLLLPEAEPFLIRPQYGAQAYFVGTVRSPNRGKVVAFIDYEAYAPMAVRVMEEAAGRAREQHGELRVIIQHRTGRLRPGEASILIGVASAHRRAALEACDFLIEYLKAQLPVWKHEADEDGSHWVDGRSEHPTL